A window from Anser cygnoides isolate HZ-2024a breed goose chromosome 1, Taihu_goose_T2T_genome, whole genome shotgun sequence encodes these proteins:
- the LOC125180869 gene encoding olfactory receptor 52B2-like produces the protein MTYSLYSRRIVHRFKVQLMPPFNLSSSTPATFILAGIPGMEKSHIWISIPFCFMYLAALLGNGALLFVVRTERSLHQPMYLFLSMLAVTDLMLSTTTVPKMLALFWFSAGEISFGACLTQMFFLHFSFSAESVILLAMAFDRFVAICYPLRYAAVLTQSAVVKTGLVALLRSFCIIFPCVFLLKRLPFCGHNVIPHTYCEHMGIARLACADISVNILYGLAVPFPAVVLDVVLIAVSYVLILQALFRLPSRTARHKAFNTCVSHVCVIFLFYIPAFFTILTHRFGQEIPHHVHILLANLYVLFPPLLNPIVYGVRMQQIKENFMKVFLCPSVRFLQE, from the exons ATGACTTACTCTCTCTACTCCAGACGGATAGTCCATCGGTTTAAG GTGCAGCTTATGCCACCATTCAACCTTAGCAGCTCGACTCCAGCAACTTTCATCTTGGCTGGCATCCCGGGCATGGAGAAGTCACACATCTGGATCTCGATCCCCTTCTGCTTTATGTATCTGGCTGCCCTGCTGGGAAATGGTGCCCTGCTGTTCGTTGTGAGGACAGAACGAAGCCTCCACCAGCCCATGTACCTCTTCTTGTCCATGCTGGCTGTCACTGACCTGATGCTGTCAACCACGACTGTGCCCAAGATGCTGGCTCTGTTCTGGTTCAGTGCAGGGGAGATCTCCTTCGGCGCCTGCCTGACCCAGATGTTCTTCCTGCACTTCAGTTTCTCGGCAGAGTCTGTGatcctgctggccatggcctTTGACCGGTTTGTGGCCATCTGCTACCCCCTGCGCTACGCAGCTGTGCTGACACAGTCAGCTGTTGTCAAAACAGGGCTGGTGGCTTTGCTGAGAAGTTTTTGCATCATTTTCCCGTGTGTATTCCTGCTGAAGCGCCTGCCCTTCTGCGGGCACAATGTCATCCCGCACACCTACTGCGAGCACATGGGCATCGCCCGGCTGGCCTGCGCGGACATCTCCGTCAATATTCTGTATGGCCTCGCAGTGCCTTTCCCAGCAGTAGTGCTAGATGTTGTGCTCATTGCTGTCTCCTATGTCTTAATTCTTCAGGCATTATTCAGACTGCCTTCCAGGACTGCCCGCCACAAGGCTTTCAATACCTGTGTGTCTCATGTTTGtgttatatttcttttctatattcctgcttttttcactattttaaCGCACCGCTTTGGTCAGGAAATTCCGCACCATGTCCACATTCTGCTGGCCAACCTGTACGTGCTCTTCCCCCCCCTGCTGAACCCCATCGTGTATGGGGTGCGGATGCAACAGATAAAAGAGAATTTCATGAAAGTGTTTCTCTGCCCCTCAGTTCGTTTTCTGCAAGAATAA
- the LOC106048587 gene encoding olfactory receptor 52B2-like yields the protein MLVTNLSGSHPAFFILVGIPGMEKSHTWISILVCLMYTAALLGNTVLLITVVKEHSLHQPMYIFLCILAVCNLLLSTATVPKTLGVLWSLSTHISFNGCLAQMFSVYFVFVAESAVLLAMAFDRYIAICDPLRYSAILTRSVVVKVGVAALARSFCIMFPAIFLLKRLPYCGHSIMPHTYCEHIGVARLACADISINIWYGVAAGFLSAGLDVVSIAMSYTLILRSLWGLPSSRASPKALHTCGSHLCVIAMFYMPAFFSFLVHRFGHQVPRHVLILLANLYVVVPPMLNPIVYGVRTRPIRERVAHLLSLGVSGRGA from the coding sequence ATGCTGGTGACGAACCTGTCAGGGTCTCACCCTGCATTCTTCATCTTGGTGGGGATACCTGGGATGGAGAAGTCTCACACCTGGATCTCCATCCTGGTCTGCTTGATGTACACCGCTGCCCTCCTTGGGAACACTGTCCTGCTGATCACCGTCGTGAAGGAGCACAGCCTCCACCAGCCCATGTACATTTTCCTGTGCATATTGGCAGTGTGCAACCTGCTGTTGTCCACTGCCACCGTACCCAAAACCCTCGGTGTCCTCTGGTCTCTCTCCACCCATATCTCCTTCAATGGCTGCCTGGCACAGATGTTCTCCgtctattttgtttttgtggcgGAGTCGGCCGTCTTGCTGGCGATGGCCTTTGATCGCTACATCGCCATCTGCGACCCGCTGCGGTACTCGGCCATCCTGACGCGCTCCGTTGTGGTGAAGGTCGGTGTGGCGGCCTTGGCCAGGAGCTTCTGCATCATGTTCCCTGCCATCTTCCTCCTCAAGCGGCTGCCCTACTGTGGGCACAGCATCATGCCGCACACCTACTGTGAGCACATCGGCGTGGCCCGCCTGGCCTGCGCCGACATCTCCATCAACATCTGGTACGGGGTGGCCGCAGGCTTCCTCTCGGCCGGCTTGGACGTGGTCTCCATCGCCATGTCCTACACGCTGATCCTCAGGTCCCTCTGGGGGCTGCCTTCCTCACGTGCCTCCCCCAAGGCCCTGCACACCTGCGGCTCCCACCTCTGCGTCATTGCCATGTTTTACATGCCggccttcttctccttcctagTGCACCGCTTCGGCCACCAGGTCCCTCGACATGTCCTCATCTTGCTGGCCAACCTCTACGTGGTGGTGCCGCCCATGCTCAACCCCATCGTGTATGGGGTGAGGACGCGGCCGATCCGGGAGCGCGTGGCTCACCTCCTCAGCCTGGGGGTCTCGGGCAGGGGGGCGTAG